The genomic stretch AATTAAGCACAGATGTCATAAAGACAAGTTGCACCAGGAAATTAATGGTTAGTGTTAAAACTTGGCAGGAAGGCTTGTCAATTTCCTGTACAGGCAGAACTTCTGCTATAGTCTGAGTctctatttattgagtgcttcttTGTGCTGGGCATTCCATCTAGCCAGTGAGGTGATTAAGAGCATGGTTTTCCAGTCTGCTTACCCACATTCAAATTTTACCTCCACCATTTTTAGCTGCATGAACTTGAGCAAAATActttccttttctggtatttAGAGGAAATTTCTCCCCCATCTTTAGAGGGAATGATGATGGCGCCTATCTAATCatgctgttgtgagaattaaatgagcagACACTTGCAACACACATATgtacctggtacatagtaagtgcttgtTCATATTAGCTATTATAACCTAATTTAGTCTTTACACCAACCCAGTATCATAAGAAGTGcaatccccactttacagatgaagaaactgaggacagTTATGTCACTTATCTTAGGCAGTAAGGTAATAAGTGCCTGTAAACACAAGAGGCCATTGTGTACAGTGGGAAAGTACGTAGGGCTATGGTATCAGGCTGCCCATGTTCAAATCTTAGTTTTGCCCTCTATTCACTGTAAAACATTGGAAATTACTTATTCCCCCTGAGATCAAAACCATTTGTAGACTGGTAATACTACTACCTGTCTCACAGAGTTGCTCTGAGGTTGAAATAATGTCATGTATGTGAAATGCGTACTACAATGCTAGCACATGTAACTACTTAATAAATGACAACAATTATTTTGATGATTGTAATTGGAAGTGACAACAGCAAATTACTCTTTAGAGTCTGAAGTTTTCTCTGAACCCCCTACCTGGTTTGGCCTCTCCACTGCTGAATTCCCCATTATTAGTACTATATAGTAGGTCAGGTGAAGAAGGGACAAAGAAATAACTTGGAGGAGGAGATGGGTGCAGGCGGGGAGAGGAGCAGGCAGGTAGAAATGGGTAACAAGGTAGTGGAAGCATGTGATGTGGAGGCCCCAAAAGACCAAGACTTCCTTGTGGTCCAAACTTCAGAAGAGTCCAAAGATGCTACCCAGGAAACACACGGAGAGGCTTATCCTCAGTTGTGATAACCTCGGACGATCCCATCTGGAAAGCCCACAcccttggcaggtaaaatcagcATCTTCCGTGTCATTTAATGGTTCCTGGAGGTGGAGGTTCTAATTTTAGCACTGAGTTCAGTGAGGTTGGCTTCTCAGCCATATTCCTTAAGAGTTGGAGCCAAGCTGTTTGTCAGAGCCAGTCATAAAACAATAGGAGACATATGACTAGAAAATTTGATAGTAGGGAGAGGATATGAGGTGAAATCTAATAGAAATGGGTGATAATGGAGAGAACAAAGGAGAATTGCCTTGTTTTCAAAGGAACATTATAGAGCATCACCCTGAAAAGTAGTAACTATCATCCTGGATTACAGAGGAAGAAGGTAAATAGCAACATGGTTATGTTTTATGCCTCAAACCACATAGGTAATAAAGAATGAGTCTTGATTTGAGCCCAAAACAAAAGATCTGGAAAAAATGCACCTAAACATTTAAAAGTGGTTATCAGTGAGTAGCAGGATTATGGATGATGTTAACTTTCTTcgttaatatatttttctgtattttccaaattttctcacTAGGTAGTTGTTAATTGcatactgaagaaaagaaaaaaaaaaacaaatagtgcCATTTTAACCATATCAGGTCCCAGGCTGAGGCTGGAGAACAGAAACTAGAGGCAATAAGGAAAGCAATCTGTAGGAGCTAGGAAATTGGCATTTAGTCTGCTGTTCGTgaatttggcaaaactaaagCACTAAACTGAGGGTACAGTTCAGACTGAGGTGAGGAAGAAGGGAGCCATCCAGTCACAAGCTCTGGCTCCTCAGAGGCCAGAGACGCTCAACCTGGCAGGGATCTAGACAACTGCCTTGATGGTTGGTCTGAAACACAAGGACTTGATCCAGAAACAACCTAAACTCCAGGCTGGACAGGATCCAAAATGGCAATGCCTCTAAAGAAGGCCATACACTTCCCTGGGCAAGAATCTGTAACTACACTTTGCACCTGGGTGCTCTTCACTCTTAAAAGAGAGCCTCGTACCCATTGTAATCTGTGTTACAATCGAGGCCCCTCAGACCAGGGTATGGAAACCTGGTATGAGAAAGAAAACAGGGATTCAGAGGGGACAGTGACCTAAGGCAATGAGGTGGAAGCAGGGGTGGCTGAAGCCCTTCATTTCGTCACAGCCCCTATATGTGGAGGGCAGACTCAGAGATCCCTGTCATGGGATCAGGGAAGTCTACGTGAATTAAGAGTTAGCACTGGGAATGAATGCAGGAGGGAGACTGCCCAGGTTCCCACTTGCATCTTTCTTCCCAGAGGAGCAAGAGGGCCCTCGTGAAAAGAGATTCAAGCTCAAAGCATTTTCAAACTCTAAGCAGATATTAttcaaagaaaactttatttgtaATGACATATTTTGGCCATGCAGGATTCTATAGCTGGAAGATATACAAGTTTAGGGTGGGGTGGTCAGGTAAGTGTTAAGACACGTCTGTAGTTTCACGTCAGAGCTTCTTTTCCCATGTCCCATGCCAAGCAGCCATTGGCTCAGTTTCAAATATCTCACAGAGCAttggcatttaataaataaaaaggaataaacctCCTAGCCACTCTTCTGGAATTTAGAGGGTTTGTTTACCACGTCAAAATACATCACCTCTTCTAGTCAGGTTATAAATAtaatctgtgattttttttataaaactttCATCATTcaagtacaaaaataaattagttaaatagcaaaaataaatagaTGGAACTAATAAAGATATTCAACAATagaaaagatattacaaaaatataataacCCCACGGTCTAAATTAAGATTGGGAACACATGGAGACAAccacaataaggaagtaaataataaataaataacatccaCTGTGACTAGCACCACGTTAAATGTCAGAGAGATGGTGGTTTTCTATGGAGCCTCCACTGGTTCTGAGGAGTGGGACTCTAGGCCAGGAGCACTCTCAGCAGCGCTGTCACTTTCCTCCTAGTCTGTCTCCTCCATCCATCGCAGGAGAATGTCTAGCTCACTCAAGGCCTTCACCGCTGCAGCCTGAGGCTCAAGCTGAAAGAGACACAAGTTACATGGTTAGCAACTCACAACGAGACATTTACTCTGGAGTTTCTCTCTTGGAGGGGAAGGGGTTCTGATCAGAGCACAGCATGCTGAAGAGCTTGAAAGAAGTTACAGAAGTCCAAGATTTCACATAAGGAAGGAGGGTCATTGAGTCTGTCATTGTGGTCTttcacagggaaactgaggccttggGTGGGGGAGTGTAGCAGAATTGGGAGTATAGCCCAAGCCTCTTAAATCacaaagaacaaaatataaaggctgtatctttaaaaaaaaaaaaggtatctggGTATAGAGGGTGCCTACTCTGCAGAATTCAGTcagacaaatatttttataccAATCATTGGACTGGTGGCTGGGGATTCAGGGATGAAGGCAGCACCCATAAGGGACTCACAGTCCAGTGAGAGAGACAGGCTGAGGCAGGCAGTTAAAATGCAGAGTGGTGAATGAATGATGGAGCCCCCATAGGACGACAGGGGAGGCACCTAACTCCGAGAGAGGCAGCCAGCACCTTCCTGGAGGTGAAGCCTGGGCTGACTCTTAGAGGATGGGTAGGAGTTAGTCAGCTAAGGGTGGGCTCCAGGCTTTCCTGGAAGATACAGAAAGATGTTGAGGTGGGAGACAGCAATTCACATGTGTGAATTCATGAGTGTTTTGGAGGATATGGGAAGCATGTGAACCTTGGAAAACTATTGTCTCTAGTTTGTGCAACTGGAAGATTCAGATGTCTCTGGAGTGACTTGAGGGAAGCATGGCCACTCTCTTTCAATTCCCAGAGCGTAATCCAGAGTAAGGACCCTTCCAGAGCCTGGATGGGTGCCTCCTGGGTTAGAAGCAGAGGGTGGTCCTCATGACCTCAGAGGGCTGTTGACCTGAGGGCTCTGGGATCTCTACCAGCGTGGATAGCCATGTATGAGCTCAGTTATAAAACACACCCATCCCAACCAATGCCAAAACTGCATGTACCTCTTCGAAGTAACTCAGAATCTGGCTGTATTTCTCCGTGGCTTCCTCCCCACAATGGCATGTCATGTGGGCATGCTGAAAAGGACCCAAAGAATTGTAGATTTTATTACAGAttctgattttcttctctttccattgACATGAAATAGGTGGGAATTCTACTCTTTTGCCCATATCCCTATAAAAACTCCATTCCTATAGAAAAGTCCTTTCAGACCTCATCATTTGGTATCATTAAACTAATCATCAGCTTGAAGAGGAAACCAACATTTTAGGCTCAAGTATGTAACTCATTACTTCTTTTTAGAAACAGGCAGTGCTGAAGTTGTTTGGGGTCAACCACCCTCACGTGCCCCATCTGGCCTCCCCCAGCTGTGCTCTAAGAGCTCCCTCCCAGAGCTTTTCTGAGCCCCCATGGAAAGAGAGAATTGGATTTCTTGGTCCCATTCAAACCCCGTGAGTCCAATGGCCTGCTTCTTGGCTGCTCTGGACACAGGATGCACTAGTACACAGTGGGATATTTCAGTTACAGAAAAAGTGTAACTTCATAagtaataaataattaataaataataaataatataaaattaccaGCATTTGATAGTTCTTTCAGACTTTACAAAGTACTTTTTGCATAGGACATACACCCAAAAGTCAATAAAAATGACTAGTCACCTGGCTAGAGACAGATTATTATAACTTTCAGACTGACTCAGTTTTTCTATCCATTGAATGGGGGTAAGAAAGAAGGCATGGTTCCTAAGCCATTATAGCTATGTGTTGAGGTGGATGCTGTTACCCACAACCCTTACTCACACAGAGCCGGAGTTCCTTCTTGATGGTAAGAAAGGAGTTAGCAAGACTGCTGATCTTCCGGAGGGTGTGGTGGTCAGGGGTCTGGTAGTTTTTGAATACTCGGTCCAGGTAGAGTCTCAGTAAATGGCGCAGGAGGCAGCACCGATCTGCAGGCTGTAAAGAGGACAAGCGTGTTGCAGGTGGTGGAGGTCGGAGACGAGATCCAGGGCGGTAGAGAAGCCCCCACTTCATACTCCCTCCCAAAGCTCATCTGAGCAAAACACATACCTTTGTGTCTTGCAAAGAGTGGGTCTTCCTCAAGATTCTGATGTCAATGTTTTCATCTTTGGCTTGCTAAACAGAAGAAGGCAAGGCAAAAAGGAAGGGTCGGTAACTGCTGCCACGGTTGTAAACATCAAGTATTGggtcctccccttctctccctgcaGACCCAGTGGGAAGTGTCCTCTTCCCCAAACACTCCTAAATTATGAACTACAGATATTTCTAGGGAATGTgtccagccttcctctttctgtAGTCCCATGGCCAGGGCTGCCAAGGGAAGAGAGACAGACAAGCGGGGAAGGGGAGAAGCTGCCGCAAAGTAAAATAGGTGCCTCCCTTACATACCACGCTGTCGTGTATCTCAGAAAATCCATTTTGTATCTCCTGAAGATTTGCAGTGATCACACATCTTCCCAGATGGAGTGTCTTCAGGCCAGCCGAAGATGTCCAACAGAGATAAAACACAGCAGCGAGAAGGCAGAGGGGAAGACCAGAGCCTTTCATCTTGTGCCTGGAATCTGGAGACCCCTGGGGCTAGGGAGTCAATGGAAAAGGCATTACTTACTGATTTTCCCCTCTCGTGCCCTAAGAAGCCAACTGAGTCACCGGGTGTCCACTGCCTGAAACTCAGCCTGATCTGGCTCCAAACTGCACGACCCCATTCATACCTGCCCTTACCAGGTGAACATACTAAGGAAACTTGCTGCACCTCCTGTGGAGAGAAGATTTCAGGTGCTGCTCAGGGCCCGAGTGTGAGTTGGTGCCACAAGGTCCTGCCTCCTTCGTActgccccttcccagcccccCGCCACTGCCCAGCAGGTAAGGCCTGGAGCAGACACGCAGTGAGTAGATAGAGGATGACATTACAGGGGAAGTGTCAAAACTTGTTTTAGGGAATTGATGTATATAGCCTTCCCTTCCGGAATGCCAATGTTGCTCACCCTCATGGGCCCCTATAATCCACGGGGAACTTGGGAAAAACAGGATCTCGCCAGAAGCTGTGgttgcaccaccaccaccatttggGGAGAATTCTCTGGATTTATGGCCACCCCCAGGGCAGGGAGCTTAGTTCTAATTGGCATTTGTCTGAGATCAGATAGCTTATTCGGGGATAATGGATTCATTTCAGTCCTGAAGGCAAACAGAAATTCAGTGATTTCATAACCACCCTACCGCCAGGGAAAGAAAAGACCTGATGGGCAACTAGCCTGATCCCAGCTaactcttctccttcctcctgggGCGTCTGGGACTCCACAGCGCCCTCTGAAGGAGAGCTGGAGCCAGGCATTTCTGGGGGAATCCAAGAGGGTGCGCTTTCCTAGCCCTGCAACTCAGGCCAGGGACAGAGTGAATGACGccccagagaaagagaagaaggcagTGAGGGAACTCATTTCTTCTTGGGGAAAGGATGCTCACTAAGAGAGCAGCTTAGAATGTCTGCTGCATTTTCAGATATAATGATAATTGGCCAGGATTAGGGTGAGGTGAGTGAGGCCCTCACCTGGGGCTCTAAATGATATTTCaatgtaatataaaaattaatgaaaaaaaaatccacaatgaacaaaatacaaaaattctaAAGACAGAATCTGACAGTGCCATCACAAGCCATATTGGAAcctgaggcaaaaggaaaaatgggcATTGCTATATAAcatacttttatgtatttttaatgtatttttaatggttaatttttttccagagatAAATTCTAAAAATAGTATTGATGAGTTTGCTTCCCTCAAAGCCAGGAAAGTAGAATCATAATAAATTCTGTTGGagaataaggaaaatatttaaactgaAAATAATGTGAATTTCAATACACCTACTTTGcgatttttcaatattttttcaactatttaatagtctgaaaaaaattaacatgcataaaatacacaaaaacatatatatatataggggcACACATCTTTCGTTTCATCTCAGACTCCAGTATGGCTTGGCACAGCGCTGATAATCATTGCCACTTACTGAATCCTCCCTATATGCCAGGCAATATGCTAGACATGTTTTACGTACATGTGCACCTGAGATACTGCCAAATGGTAGGAGAGGGTAATAAATAAAGCAAGCCCAAAAGTATCAGAGAGAACTCTGGGTTTGGAGATGAGAAATGGGTCCAAATCCCTGCTCTACCAGTTCCCATCTAGGTAGGGTGGCAGACCGGCCCAGTTTGCTTACGTCTGAGGGAGGTTCTAGAACATGGGgctttcagttttaaaactgaAACACTCCCAGGCAAACCAAGAGAAATTGGTCACCTTACACCTATGCAAACTTGGACAAGTCAACACACCTCTCTGAGTTTTGCTTCCTTAGCCCAAACATCCTGACAATTAGACCAACCCCAGAAGCTTATTTTGACATTTGAATAAAATGATGTATGCTTTATACACCTAGTGCATAGTGAGTgctcaatgaattttaaatagaTTGATATTAGTTGCCTTGAATATCATGGGTGTAT from Choloepus didactylus isolate mChoDid1 chromosome 2, mChoDid1.pri, whole genome shotgun sequence encodes the following:
- the IL20 gene encoding interleukin-20, coding for MKGSGLPLCLLAAVFYLCWTSSAGLKTLHLGRCVITANLQEIQNGFSEIHDSVQAKDENIDIRILRKTHSLQDTKPADRCCLLRHLLRLYLDRVFKNYQTPDHHTLRKISSLANSFLTIKKELRLCHAHMTCHCGEEATEKYSQILSYFEELEPQAAAVKALSELDILLRWMEETD